A window of the Lysinibacillus irui genome harbors these coding sequences:
- a CDS encoding DHA2 family efflux MFS transporter permease subunit: MSEKNISIQTKTPYGMIAILFIGAFVAILNETLLNIALPAIMEEFKVNATAVQWLSTGYMLINGILIPASAFFIQRFTDKKLFMTAMALFTLGTFLASIAPAFGVLLAARMIQAAGSAIMMPLLMNVMLTAFPVEKRGAAMGMFGLVMITAPAIGPTLSGWIIEHYSWRMLFDIVLPIAILTLIFAAFKLKDVTPQRAIKLDIISLILSSIGFGGLLYGFSSAGEKGWDHVLVYGTIIIGTLALITFTLRQLRMDEPMLEFRIFKYPMFALSSAISIVISVAMFSAMILMPIYIQTIRGISPMDSGLLMLPGAIVMGIMSPITGKLFDKYGARSLAVFGLIITIVTTYYFSKISMDTAYSTLVILYTLRMFGMSMVMMPVMTNGLNQLPAYNNPHGTAMNNTLQQVSGAIGSAVLITIMNNKTTAKAEELAASAMNNMSANAAQATTQSASELKQQILNEAMLHGINFTFFLSTLIATIALILAFFIKRVKPSHETHTGGEVDEKQLAE, from the coding sequence ATGTCGGAGAAAAACATTTCTATTCAGACGAAAACGCCATACGGCATGATTGCCATTTTATTTATTGGGGCCTTTGTTGCTATTTTGAATGAAACACTACTAAATATTGCTCTTCCTGCTATTATGGAAGAATTCAAAGTCAATGCGACGGCAGTACAATGGCTTTCAACAGGATATATGTTGATAAACGGTATTTTAATCCCAGCGAGTGCCTTCTTTATTCAACGCTTTACGGATAAAAAATTATTTATGACAGCGATGGCCTTGTTTACGTTAGGTACATTTTTAGCTAGTATTGCCCCTGCATTTGGTGTGTTATTAGCGGCACGAATGATTCAAGCTGCAGGCTCAGCGATTATGATGCCATTATTAATGAATGTGATGCTAACTGCATTTCCAGTGGAAAAACGTGGGGCCGCAATGGGGATGTTTGGTCTCGTAATGATTACTGCTCCAGCGATTGGACCTACTCTTTCTGGCTGGATCATTGAACATTATAGCTGGAGAATGTTATTTGATATTGTGCTACCAATTGCTATTTTAACCTTAATTTTTGCAGCCTTTAAGTTAAAGGATGTTACACCACAACGTGCGATTAAGCTTGATATTATTTCACTTATTTTATCAAGTATAGGATTTGGTGGCTTGCTATATGGCTTTAGTTCCGCTGGGGAAAAAGGATGGGATCATGTCCTTGTATATGGCACGATTATAATTGGAACGCTTGCTTTAATTACCTTCACCCTTCGTCAGCTACGAATGGATGAGCCAATGCTTGAGTTTCGTATTTTCAAATATCCAATGTTCGCTTTATCGTCAGCCATTTCCATCGTTATTTCAGTGGCCATGTTTTCAGCTATGATTTTGATGCCAATTTACATCCAAACGATTCGTGGTATTTCACCAATGGATTCTGGTCTACTTATGCTACCTGGTGCGATTGTGATGGGGATTATGTCACCAATTACTGGGAAACTCTTTGATAAATACGGTGCTAGAAGCTTGGCTGTCTTTGGCTTAATTATTACCATTGTGACAACGTATTACTTCAGCAAAATTAGCATGGATACGGCTTATTCAACACTAGTAATACTCTATACTTTACGTATGTTTGGCATGTCCATGGTTATGATGCCAGTTATGACAAATGGATTAAATCAGTTACCAGCCTATAATAATCCACACGGAACAGCGATGAACAATACATTACAGCAAGTTTCAGGTGCGATTGGTTCTGCCGTATTGATTACCATAATGAACAATAAAACAACAGCTAAGGCAGAGGAGCTAGCTGCGAGCGCAATGAACAATATGAGTGCCAATGCCGCTCAAGCAACAACACAGTCTGCTAGCGAATTAAAACAACAAATCTTAAATGAAGCCATGCTCCATGGTATTAATTTTACGTTCTTCCTATCAACATTGATTGCGACCATCGCACTCATTCTTGCTTTCTTTATTAAGCGAGTTAAACCAAGTCATGAAACTCATACTGGTGGGGAAGTTGATGAAAAACAGTTAGCGGAGTAA
- a CDS encoding helix-turn-helix domain-containing protein, producing the protein MSEENIDLSGQVGVNLREIRKNKRMSLEELAAISNVSKLTLGKIERGETNPTVNILWKICRGLNIPLVSLLAFEENIEVHRFGSDYQFAGHNNDWFVEPLFKTHGTEWYRGCLEPNSEYSECHLAGSEEIVLVLNGQLELKVGEKSHQLNQWDVIKFKGEELHTYINRSNEKVHLMLSLTYTTP; encoded by the coding sequence ATGAGTGAGGAAAATATTGACTTATCTGGTCAAGTTGGGGTTAATTTAAGGGAAATACGTAAAAATAAAAGAATGAGCCTTGAGGAGTTAGCAGCTATAAGTAATGTCAGTAAATTGACGTTAGGTAAAATCGAAAGAGGGGAAACCAATCCCACTGTCAATATTCTATGGAAAATATGTAGAGGGCTTAATATTCCACTTGTTTCGTTGTTAGCTTTTGAAGAAAATATCGAGGTTCATCGTTTTGGATCAGACTATCAATTTGCAGGGCATAATAACGATTGGTTTGTTGAACCACTTTTTAAAACTCATGGAACAGAATGGTATAGAGGCTGCCTTGAACCAAATAGCGAGTACAGTGAGTGCCACTTAGCTGGTTCTGAAGAAATTGTGCTCGTGTTAAATGGACAGTTGGAGCTGAAGGTAGGAGAGAAAAGCCATCAGTTAAATCAATGGGATGTCATCAAATTTAAAGGTGAAGAGCTTCACACATACATCAACCGCTCTAATGAAAAAGTCCATTTAATGCTGTCTTTAACGTATACAACTCCGTAG
- a CDS encoding C40 family peptidase: MKKKWLLPIFASFMFFTGVGIHDAKAATIADITNTAKAYLGVPYQYGGTNIQTGVDCSAYTQIVFSKLGISLERTSKAQYQQGTAISKDNLKTGDLVFFNTSGSGISHVGIYIGDNSFISATTSSGVKIDKINDPYYWGSRYVGAKRVATFTDNDFGEVKEAEIDFSIYASRGEVALRLANKLQLNTSNTNTSFPDIKPSSKYAGAAEALKKIGVFTGDENGKFNPGSPMTRGQLSKVLVEAFNLKQQGTAEQFADVPNAHWANTYVAILASNKITVGKGDGTFGVNDNVTLAQLDAFIQRLTQ, encoded by the coding sequence TTGAAGAAAAAATGGTTACTACCGATTTTTGCATCGTTTATGTTCTTTACAGGTGTAGGTATTCATGATGCAAAAGCGGCGACAATAGCAGATATAACGAATACAGCAAAAGCATATTTAGGTGTTCCTTATCAGTATGGAGGAACAAATATACAAACAGGTGTGGATTGTTCAGCTTATACACAAATTGTTTTTTCTAAGCTAGGCATTTCACTTGAACGTACATCAAAAGCTCAATATCAGCAGGGTACTGCAATCTCTAAAGACAATTTAAAGACTGGTGATCTCGTATTTTTTAATACATCGGGAAGCGGAATTTCCCATGTTGGTATATACATAGGTGACAACAGCTTTATTTCGGCAACGACAAGCTCTGGCGTTAAAATCGATAAAATTAACGACCCTTATTACTGGGGATCTCGTTATGTAGGAGCAAAACGCGTGGCAACCTTTACTGACAATGATTTTGGTGAAGTAAAAGAAGCAGAAATCGACTTTAGCATTTATGCATCGCGCGGTGAAGTTGCTCTTCGACTAGCGAATAAATTACAGTTAAATACTAGTAACACTAATACAAGTTTCCCAGATATCAAACCATCGTCCAAATATGCAGGTGCTGCAGAAGCGCTGAAAAAAATCGGCGTTTTCACAGGTGATGAAAATGGGAAATTCAATCCTGGGTCACCTATGACTCGTGGTCAATTATCGAAAGTTTTAGTGGAAGCCTTTAATTTAAAACAACAAGGAACTGCAGAACAATTTGCGGATGTTCCTAACGCTCACTGGGCTAACACATATGTAGCCATTCTCGCCTCCAATAAAATTACGGTTGGTAAAGGGGACGGAACATTTGGCGTAAACGACAATGTCACATTGGCACAATTAGATGCCTTCATCCAACGATTAACTCAATAA
- the tnpA gene encoding IS200/IS605 family transposase → MDNKSLAHTTWNCKYHIVFAPKYRRQIIYGKIKADIGRILRQLCERKGVEIIEATACPDHIHMLVSIPPKISVSSFVGYLKGKSSLMIFDRHANLKYKYGNRKFWCRGYYVDTVGRNRKIIQEYIKNQLQEDILEDQMTMKEFIDPFTGEEIQAKKRK, encoded by the coding sequence ATGGATAATAAAAGTTTAGCACACACGACATGGAATTGTAAGTATCACATCGTCTTTGCGCCAAAATATAGAAGGCAGATTATTTATGGAAAAATCAAAGCAGATATAGGTAGAATTCTTCGCCAGTTATGTGAAAGAAAAGGAGTAGAAATCATTGAAGCTACAGCCTGTCCTGATCATATTCATATGTTGGTGAGTATTCCACCAAAAATAAGTGTTTCATCGTTTGTAGGTTATTTGAAAGGGAAGAGTAGTTTAATGATATTCGATCGGCATGCGAACCTGAAATACAAATATGGAAATAGGAAGTTTTGGTGTCGCGGATATTATGTAGATACAGTAGGTCGAAACAGAAAAATCATACAGGAATATATAAAAAATCAATTGCAAGAGGATATTCTTGAGGATCAAATGACTATGAAAGAATTCATTGATCCATTTACAGGAGAAGAAATACAAGCAAAAAAGCGAAAATAA
- a CDS encoding MFS transporter has product MIVKSKNLYMIWSVFSLFILSMNLRASITSISPVLKNIQMDLHMSSAVVSLLTALPVFCMGIFAPLAGKLSERWGIELTIAFSVLLIGVSTALRLIASSPVLLLVTAILSGIGIAITGPLISGYIKKHFPRSSSSMIGVYSAGMGIGASLSAGLVVPVMHAFHQSWNAALAIWSVFALAGVLVWIPIIKKSKQSQPTKNESGSQKSRLPWGNRYVWLLMIMFGLQSGVYYSLATWLAPKVQDVGYSDAYAATTVTVFSVMQMICSFIIPIIINNSTKRKPWMLLCALSSFTGIFMLIIGGISPVFCAALAGIGAGGLFPLAMILPLDATSTPKEASDWTAMIQFGGYIISGIIPMLVGVIKDITNTFDVALIALLFTLVVLMLLTLKVTTKKESTIQVLS; this is encoded by the coding sequence ATGATAGTAAAATCAAAAAATCTATATATGATTTGGAGCGTTTTTTCTTTATTCATTCTATCGATGAATCTAAGAGCTTCCATCACTTCTATCTCACCTGTGCTAAAAAATATTCAGATGGACTTGCACATGTCTAGTGCTGTCGTCAGTTTATTAACTGCCCTACCCGTTTTTTGTATGGGCATTTTTGCACCATTAGCCGGGAAGTTAAGTGAACGCTGGGGCATCGAGCTGACAATTGCTTTTTCAGTTTTATTAATTGGTGTGTCAACAGCATTGCGACTAATCGCATCATCGCCTGTGCTTTTACTAGTAACTGCTATTCTAAGTGGTATAGGCATTGCCATAACAGGGCCATTAATTTCTGGTTACATTAAAAAGCATTTCCCTAGATCTTCATCCTCTATGATTGGGGTTTATTCTGCGGGAATGGGGATCGGGGCGTCACTCAGCGCTGGTTTAGTCGTGCCTGTCATGCACGCTTTTCATCAATCCTGGAACGCAGCTTTAGCGATATGGTCTGTGTTTGCGCTTGCGGGTGTCCTAGTTTGGATTCCCATTATTAAAAAATCAAAACAATCACAGCCAACTAAAAACGAATCTGGAAGTCAAAAAAGTCGATTACCATGGGGAAACCGATATGTATGGCTCCTTATGATCATGTTTGGTTTGCAATCCGGTGTTTATTATTCCCTGGCAACATGGCTCGCTCCGAAAGTACAGGACGTTGGTTATAGTGATGCCTACGCGGCAACAACCGTCACGGTTTTTTCCGTTATGCAAATGATTTGTAGCTTTATTATTCCAATCATTATTAATAATAGTACCAAGAGAAAACCGTGGATGCTGCTTTGTGCATTGAGTTCTTTTACCGGCATTTTCATGTTAATCATTGGCGGAATCTCACCTGTTTTCTGTGCCGCATTAGCTGGGATTGGTGCTGGGGGCTTATTCCCATTAGCCATGATTCTCCCTTTAGATGCAACATCTACACCAAAGGAAGCAAGCGATTGGACAGCCATGATTCAATTCGGAGGCTATATTATAAGTGGGATTATTCCAATGCTCGTGGGGGTCATTAAAGATATAACAAACACCTTTGACGTTGCCCTCATAGCATTATTATTTACTTTGGTAGTTCTGATGTTGCTAACATTAAAAGTGACAACTAAAAAAGAATCAACTATTCAGGTCCTTTCCTAA